A single window of Emys orbicularis isolate rEmyOrb1 chromosome 18, rEmyOrb1.hap1, whole genome shotgun sequence DNA harbors:
- the CACFD1 gene encoding calcium channel flower homolog — protein sequence MSSQEDQFQQAAPAPAASSADDGMTWWYKWLCRIAGVIGGVSCALAGLWNCVTINPLNIAAGVWMMLNAFILFLCEAPFCCQFIEFANAVSARADKLRPWQKAAFYCGMAVFPVILSLTLTTLLGNAIAFATGVLYGLSALGKKGDAISYARIQQQQKQADEEKLTGTLEGQAL from the exons ATGAGCTCCCAGGAGGATCAGTTCCAACaagcagctcctgccccagctgcCTCTTCGGCGGACGATGGCATGACCTGGTGGTACAAGTGGCTGTGCAGGATCGCCGGTGTCATCGGGGGCGTGT CCTGCGCACTTGCTGGCCTTTGGAACTGCGTGACCATCAACCCCCTGAACATAGCGGCTGGGGTGTGGATGAT gTTAAATGCCTTTATCCTGTTCCTGTGCGAAGCTCCATTCTGCTGCCAGTTTATTGAATTTGCAAACGCAGTGTCTGCGCGGGCGGATAAGCTGCGGCCCTGGCAAAAAGCTGCCTTCTACTGTGG catgGCCGTGTTTCCAGTCATACTCAGTCTGACACTGACCACGTTACTGGGAAATGCTATCGCTTTTGCAACAGGAGTGCTGTACGGCTTGTCGGCGCTTGGCAAAAA AGGGGATGCCATTTCCTATGCAAGAATCCAGCAACAGCAGAAGCAAGCGGATGAGGAGAAGCTAACGGGGACTCT